From the Octadecabacter antarcticus 307 genome, one window contains:
- the rpsF gene encoding 30S ribosomal protein S6 produces the protein MPLYEHVFIARQDLSNTQAESLIEHFSTVLSDNDGKVVMSEYWGVKTMAYKINKNRKGHYAFMRSDAPAPAVQEMERLMRLHEDVMRILTIKVDAHEEGPSVQMQKRDERPERRERR, from the coding sequence ATGCCTTTATATGAGCATGTGTTTATTGCGCGTCAGGACTTGTCCAACACGCAAGCTGAATCCCTTATCGAACATTTCTCCACAGTGCTGTCGGACAACGACGGCAAAGTGGTCATGTCCGAATACTGGGGCGTCAAGACAATGGCCTACAAGATCAACAAGAACCGCAAAGGCCACTATGCCTTTATGCGTTCCGATGCACCGGCCCCTGCCGTGCAGGAAATGGAACGCTTGATGCGTCTGCACGAAGACGTAATGCGTATTCTTACGATTAAAGTTGATGCACACGAAGAAGGCCCTTCCGTGCAAATGCAAAAGCGTGACGAGCGGCCAGAACGCCGCGAACGCCGCTAA
- the rpsR gene encoding 30S ribosomal protein S18 yields MATKPFFRRRKSDPFDGDNAPKIDYKDTRTLQRYVSERGKIVPSRITAVGAKNQRALARAIKRARFLALLPYAVK; encoded by the coding sequence ATGGCTACTAAACCATTTTTCCGCCGTCGTAAGTCCGATCCGTTCGATGGCGATAACGCCCCGAAGATCGACTACAAAGACACACGGACCCTGCAGCGCTATGTTTCTGAGCGCGGCAAGATCGTTCCATCCCGCATCACCGCAGTTGGCGCCAAGAACCAGCGTGCGCTGGCCCGTGCCATCAAACGCGCACGGTTCCTCGCGTTGCTGCCGTACGCCGTTAAGTAA